A genomic stretch from Deinococcus humi includes:
- a CDS encoding WD40 repeat domain-containing protein — protein MPHLSLLTLALLWGQSLPMPFTASQPSIQVTALQAQAGATVPELRPSRTLRVSSTYVGALAFSPDGKWLLTGSGEGTIQWWAVGDRAVRGPSLRQPGSVTALAFSPDGRRLAAISGDGRVRLWDGQSRALLLTLDPQTYYVTALAFSPDSTMLATAGGDNTQQPGSGNSVKLWDLGNGRVQGSLRGHADVVTSLAFTPDGRTLASGSRDRTVRLWDVAGRLPLRTLAGHDDYVSSVAFSPDGRTLISGSWDSTARLWTVENGRVQRELRAPGGPVETVAFSSDGQRLLTGMQDGRSRLWDARNGALLSTLVGHGDAVNEVAFSANGRMAAAAGSRDGQVLLWALPTIPR, from the coding sequence ATGCCCCACCTCTCCCTGTTGACCCTGGCCCTGCTATGGGGCCAGAGCCTGCCCATGCCTTTTACGGCCAGTCAGCCGTCCATCCAGGTGACCGCCTTGCAGGCTCAAGCTGGGGCCACTGTGCCCGAATTACGCCCCAGTCGCACTCTGCGGGTCAGTAGCACCTATGTGGGAGCACTGGCCTTCAGCCCAGACGGCAAGTGGCTGTTGACCGGCAGCGGCGAGGGGACCATCCAGTGGTGGGCGGTAGGTGACAGGGCTGTGCGCGGCCCCAGCCTGCGCCAGCCAGGATCGGTCACGGCGCTGGCCTTCAGTCCGGACGGACGCCGTCTGGCGGCCATCAGCGGAGACGGACGTGTGCGGCTCTGGGACGGGCAGAGCCGCGCACTGCTGCTCACGCTGGACCCACAGACCTATTACGTCACAGCGCTGGCCTTCAGTCCCGATTCGACCATGCTGGCGACGGCGGGCGGCGACAACACACAGCAGCCGGGATCGGGGAACAGCGTCAAACTGTGGGACCTGGGGAATGGGCGCGTGCAGGGCAGCCTGCGAGGGCACGCCGATGTGGTGACTTCGCTGGCCTTCACCCCGGATGGCCGGACCCTGGCCAGTGGCAGCCGCGACCGCACCGTGCGGCTGTGGGACGTGGCTGGGCGTCTCCCACTGCGGACGCTGGCCGGCCATGACGACTATGTCAGTTCGGTGGCCTTCAGCCCGGACGGCAGGACGCTGATCAGCGGCAGCTGGGACAGTACAGCGCGGCTATGGACCGTGGAGAACGGAAGGGTGCAGCGCGAGTTGCGTGCCCCTGGCGGTCCTGTGGAGACTGTGGCCTTCTCTTCGGACGGCCAGCGGCTGCTGACAGGCATGCAGGATGGTCGCTCGCGCCTGTGGGACGCGCGCAACGGTGCACTGCTTTCCACCTTGGTCGGGCATGGCGACGCCGTGAATGAGGTGGCCTTCAGTGCGAATGGCAGGATGGCCGCCGCTGCCGGAAGCCGGGATGGCCAGGTGCTGCTGTGGGCGTTGCCAACGATTCCCCGCTGA
- a CDS encoding transglutaminase-like domain-containing protein, translating to MTQQGSASRAEDSPIERPVRVRAGFSLTFEVPYPTPMLFVVQPGDRLQPTGTRQRIIDARALGAAENIHTYTDGHGNVVWRTVAQPGSFTIGHDLIAEVTRNPDPVLSHLKKTMVEHLPDETIQYLLPSRYVDSDLISAEAWDRFGHISGGWAQVQAINDFLFDECTYGYGSNSSTSAKQALDSRRAVCRDFAHMGIAFCRALNIPARYVCGYMPDIDIVPDPVPMDFHAWFEAFLDGQWRTFDARHNKPRVGRVLIAQGRDASDVAFSTTFGSARLTHMKVWADETDLENTLDIEPKPRIF from the coding sequence ATGACCCAGCAAGGCAGCGCTTCCAGAGCAGAGGATTCCCCCATCGAACGTCCAGTGCGGGTGCGGGCCGGCTTCTCATTAACTTTCGAAGTGCCTTACCCCACCCCGATGCTGTTCGTGGTTCAGCCGGGAGACCGCCTTCAGCCCACCGGCACCCGCCAGCGCATCATCGACGCGCGGGCGCTGGGCGCCGCCGAGAACATCCACACCTACACCGACGGGCACGGCAACGTGGTCTGGCGCACGGTGGCGCAACCGGGCAGTTTCACCATCGGGCATGACCTGATTGCAGAGGTCACCCGCAACCCCGATCCGGTGCTGTCCCATCTGAAAAAGACCATGGTGGAACACCTGCCGGACGAGACCATCCAGTACCTGCTGCCCAGCCGTTACGTGGACAGCGATCTGATCAGCGCTGAGGCATGGGACCGTTTCGGGCACATCTCAGGAGGCTGGGCGCAGGTCCAGGCCATCAACGATTTCCTGTTCGACGAGTGCACCTACGGTTACGGCTCCAACAGCTCCACGTCGGCCAAGCAGGCGCTGGACAGCCGCCGCGCCGTGTGCCGGGACTTCGCGCACATGGGCATCGCCTTCTGCCGGGCACTGAACATCCCCGCCCGCTACGTCTGCGGCTACATGCCCGACATCGACATTGTGCCGGACCCGGTGCCCATGGATTTCCACGCGTGGTTCGAGGCATTTCTGGACGGCCAATGGCGCACCTTCGACGCCCGCCACAACAAGCCGCGCGTGGGCCGGGTGCTGATCGCGCAGGGGCGCGACGCCAGCGACGTGGCCTTCAGCACCACGTTCGGCAGCGCGCGGCTGACCCACATGAAGGTCTGGGCCGACGAGACGGACCTCGAGAACACATTGGACATCGAGCCGAAGCCCCGGATCTTCTAG
- a CDS encoding PIG-L deacetylase family protein: MRRRRLRGTRFGSRRRDWALGAALLVALALAYAINAGSALTLLYPRAVATVQALPQLPAIRAGQSVLVISPHPDDESLCCGGLIAGAVRAGARVDIVWVTSGDGFELDSALLGRTLRPRLGATEHLGQRRMGEASAAAAALGVPATHLTFLGYPDGATLKLWRAGGAAVVRSPHTGATQVPYARAQSPGAAYTANDLEADLGRVLDRVQPALVLLPSTSDAHPDHVATSLFTQKLLKERGWTARARYWIVHGGVEWPVPKGLHEGFPLLIPPRGVHLNWQRADLDLHDEERKLAALKAHRSQMMVMRRFMEAFVRENELITVQETGNPADGTRSEQEDRGF, from the coding sequence GTGCGAAGGCGAAGGCTCAGGGGGACGCGGTTCGGCAGCCGGCGGCGGGACTGGGCGCTGGGCGCCGCGCTGCTGGTCGCGCTGGCGCTGGCCTACGCCATCAATGCAGGCTCGGCCCTGACATTGCTCTACCCGCGTGCCGTTGCCACTGTCCAGGCCCTGCCACAACTGCCCGCCATCCGCGCCGGGCAAAGTGTGTTGGTGATCAGCCCGCATCCGGACGACGAGAGCCTGTGCTGCGGCGGCCTGATCGCCGGGGCGGTGCGGGCGGGGGCGCGGGTGGATATCGTGTGGGTCACCAGCGGCGACGGTTTCGAGTTGGACAGCGCTCTACTGGGCCGCACACTGCGCCCGCGCCTGGGGGCCACCGAACACCTGGGACAGCGGCGCATGGGCGAGGCCAGCGCCGCCGCCGCCGCGCTGGGTGTGCCAGCCACGCACTTGACTTTCCTGGGCTACCCGGATGGGGCCACGCTGAAGCTATGGCGGGCCGGGGGCGCGGCGGTGGTGCGCTCACCCCACACCGGCGCAACCCAGGTGCCGTATGCCCGCGCGCAGTCGCCCGGCGCGGCGTACACGGCGAACGATCTGGAGGCGGACCTGGGCCGGGTCCTGGACCGCGTTCAGCCCGCCCTGGTGCTGCTGCCCTCCACCAGTGACGCCCATCCAGACCACGTCGCCACCAGCCTGTTCACGCAGAAACTGCTGAAAGAACGCGGCTGGACCGCGCGCGCACGCTATTGGATCGTGCACGGCGGCGTGGAATGGCCGGTCCCCAAGGGACTGCATGAGGGTTTTCCGCTGCTGATTCCGCCGCGCGGTGTCCACCTGAACTGGCAGCGGGCCGATCTGGACCTGCATGACGAGGAGAGGAAACTGGCGGCCCTCAAAGCCCACCGCAGCCAGATGATGGTGATGCGCCGCTTTATGGAAGCCTTCGTGCGCGAGAACGAGCTGATCACCGTGCAGGAAACCGGTAACCCTGCCGACGGCACCAGGAGCGAGCAGGAGGACAGGGGCTTCTGA
- the rpiA gene encoding ribose 5-phosphate isomerase A, translating to MLDLEPLKKEAALRAAALIESGMRVGLGTGSTAKYAIEEIGRRVRSGELSGIVGVATSEASDALAREVGLTVEPLDPRPLDIAIDGADEIAPNLDLIKGLGGALLREKLTEVQARRLIIIADHSKIVGQIGEKAPLPIEIARFGFLSTIERLRQIVPGGRLRQPGAQPYVTDNGNYIYDAQLRPGSDIAALERELKGTLGVVETGLFLGMAERAFVASPDGVQELTR from the coding sequence GTGCTTGACCTGGAACCCCTGAAGAAGGAGGCGGCCCTGCGCGCCGCCGCCCTCATCGAAAGCGGGATGCGGGTGGGGCTGGGCACGGGCAGCACTGCCAAATACGCCATCGAGGAAATTGGGCGCAGGGTGCGGAGCGGCGAACTGAGCGGCATCGTGGGCGTCGCCACCAGCGAGGCCAGCGACGCCCTGGCCCGTGAGGTGGGCCTGACGGTGGAGCCTCTGGACCCCCGCCCGCTGGACATCGCCATCGACGGTGCAGACGAGATCGCCCCCAACCTCGACCTGATCAAGGGCCTGGGCGGCGCGCTGCTGCGCGAGAAGCTGACCGAGGTGCAGGCGCGTCGGCTGATCATCATCGCGGACCACAGCAAGATCGTGGGGCAGATCGGCGAGAAGGCCCCGTTGCCCATAGAGATCGCGCGCTTCGGGTTCCTGAGCACCATCGAGCGGCTGCGGCAGATCGTGCCGGGCGGACGGCTGCGGCAGCCCGGCGCACAGCCCTACGTGACCGACAACGGCAACTACATCTACGACGCGCAGTTGCGTCCCGGCAGCGACATTGCTGCGCTGGAACGCGAGCTGAAGGGCACACTGGGCGTCGTGGAAACCGGGCTGTTTCTGGGCATGGCCGAGCGGGCGTTCGTGGCCTCGCCGGACGGGGTGCAGGAACTGACCCGCTAA
- a CDS encoding thioredoxin domain-containing protein, producing the protein MNRLATETSPYLRQHADNPVDWQPWGEAAFAEARDRGVPLLLSVGYSTCHWCHVMAHESFEDAATAEYMNRHFVNVKVDREERPDVDAVYMAATQAMTGQGGWPMTVFLTPDAQPFYAGTYFPPRDGQGMPSFMRVMTSVVTAWTGDREKIVANAQALSDHVREASQPRPGEGALPEDFLERGVANLSRVYDAAQGGFGSEPKFPAPTTLDFLLTRPEGRSMALHTLRQMGHGGVYDQLGGGFHRYSVDAAWRVPHFEKMLYDNAQLVRTLLRAYQLSGDSEFARLARETLTYLEREMLHPDGGFYSAQDADTNGVEGLTFTWAPDEVRAVLGEGEDAALLMAHLGITDQGNFLDPHRPEYGRRSVPFQATSVAELAALQGDSEERIGMRLEGLKNRLHAARQNRDQPGTDDKILTSWNGLALAAFADAARILREPQYLDIARRNADFIRAELRRSDGTLHHVWGAGGAKVEGLLEDHALYGLGLVALFQAGGDLAHLEWARELWTTVERDFWNEEAGVFMASGGRAETLLTRQAPGFDSAVLSDNAAAALLALWMDRYYAQPEAEALARRTVQSFSADMLAASGGFGGLWQAAAFLAAPHSEVAIIGTPDERGELEAVAAGVLLPFTALAFTQAGGELSVLQDRPGGGLAYVCRNRSCDLPTRDATQFWRQLKQLAN; encoded by the coding sequence ATGAACCGCCTTGCCACCGAAACCAGCCCGTATCTGCGCCAGCACGCCGACAATCCGGTCGACTGGCAGCCCTGGGGAGAGGCCGCCTTCGCCGAGGCGCGGGACCGGGGGGTGCCGCTGCTGCTGTCGGTGGGTTATTCCACCTGTCACTGGTGCCACGTGATGGCCCACGAGAGTTTCGAGGACGCCGCCACTGCCGAGTACATGAACCGGCATTTTGTCAACGTGAAGGTGGACCGCGAGGAGCGCCCCGATGTGGACGCCGTGTACATGGCCGCCACCCAGGCCATGACCGGGCAGGGCGGCTGGCCCATGACCGTGTTCCTGACCCCCGATGCCCAGCCGTTCTACGCCGGGACGTACTTTCCGCCGCGCGACGGCCAGGGCATGCCCAGCTTCATGCGCGTGATGACCAGCGTGGTCACGGCCTGGACGGGCGACCGCGAGAAGATCGTTGCCAATGCCCAGGCCCTCAGCGACCATGTTCGTGAGGCCAGCCAACCGCGCCCGGGGGAGGGGGCCTTGCCGGAAGACTTTCTGGAGCGCGGCGTTGCCAACCTGAGCCGCGTGTACGACGCCGCGCAGGGTGGGTTTGGCAGCGAACCCAAGTTCCCCGCGCCCACCACCCTCGATTTCCTACTCACGCGTCCGGAGGGCCGCAGCATGGCCCTGCACACGCTGCGCCAGATGGGCCACGGCGGCGTCTACGATCAACTGGGCGGCGGCTTTCACCGCTACAGCGTGGACGCCGCGTGGCGCGTGCCGCATTTCGAGAAGATGCTGTACGACAACGCCCAGCTGGTTCGCACCTTGCTGCGCGCCTATCAGCTGAGCGGCGACAGCGAATTTGCACGGCTGGCCCGCGAGACCCTGACCTATCTGGAGCGCGAAATGCTGCACCCGGATGGCGGCTTTTACAGCGCCCAGGACGCCGACACGAACGGGGTGGAGGGGCTGACCTTCACCTGGGCCCCCGATGAGGTCCGCGCGGTGCTGGGCGAGGGCGAGGACGCCGCGCTGCTGATGGCCCATCTGGGCATCACCGACCAGGGGAACTTCCTCGATCCCCACCGGCCCGAATACGGGCGGCGATCAGTGCCGTTCCAGGCGACGTCGGTGGCAGAGCTGGCCGCCCTGCAAGGTGACAGCGAGGAGCGCATCGGGATGCGCCTGGAGGGCTTGAAGAACCGCCTGCACGCTGCCCGCCAGAACCGCGATCAGCCCGGCACCGACGACAAGATCCTGACTTCATGGAATGGGCTGGCGCTGGCGGCCTTCGCGGACGCGGCCCGCATCCTGCGCGAGCCCCAGTATCTGGACATTGCCCGCCGCAACGCCGACTTCATCCGCGCCGAACTGCGGCGGTCGGACGGCACGCTCCACCATGTCTGGGGCGCGGGTGGGGCGAAGGTGGAAGGGCTGCTCGAGGACCACGCCCTGTATGGCCTGGGGCTGGTGGCGTTGTTCCAGGCGGGCGGCGATCTGGCCCATCTGGAATGGGCGCGCGAACTGTGGACCACCGTGGAGCGCGACTTCTGGAACGAAGAGGCCGGAGTGTTTATGGCTTCTGGCGGGCGGGCCGAAACATTGCTGACCCGTCAGGCTCCCGGCTTCGACAGCGCCGTGCTGAGCGACAACGCAGCGGCAGCATTGCTGGCCCTGTGGATGGACCGGTACTACGCGCAGCCTGAAGCCGAGGCCCTGGCCCGCCGCACGGTCCAGAGTTTCAGCGCCGACATGCTGGCCGCCAGTGGCGGTTTCGGCGGCCTGTGGCAAGCGGCGGCATTTCTGGCCGCGCCGCATTCCGAAGTCGCCATCATCGGCACCCCGGACGAGCGCGGGGAACTGGAGGCAGTGGCGGCGGGTGTCCTGCTGCCCTTCACGGCACTGGCCTTCACGCAGGCAGGCGGCGAATTGTCGGTCCTGCAAGACCGTCCGGGCGGCGGACTGGCCTATGTGTGCCGCAACCGGAGCTGTGATCTGCCCACGCGGGACGCCACGCAGTTCTGGCGGCAACTGAAACAACTGGCGAACTGA
- a CDS encoding LysR family transcriptional regulator: protein MASSKSLTAHTQPTLAQLRALIAVVDAGGFGEAAAELNVSQSSLSEAVGKLEDLTGRPLLRRSARGTVATPAGLRAVAHARAAVQAAGDVLLAAQDDGALSGVLRVSSFRSAATHLLPPVLVAFGRQHPGVVVRLLDGDRAGAGEQLVRSGQADLALIEGTSAADLRLTPLLRDEYLFIAPQSRGTQPVTVQELADSTLLLSPRGDACFQRIETYLGRLGIDASSATTFDQDSVTLGMVRHGLGITLMPRLALLPVPDGLVTLPLPQPLTRPLAVAALPHRAGLPPIRAFTAALVDSLGAWPWGLSDRSALPD, encoded by the coding sequence ATGGCCTCCTCCAAGTCCCTGACCGCCCACACCCAGCCGACGCTGGCGCAGTTGCGGGCCTTGATCGCCGTGGTGGACGCGGGTGGGTTCGGTGAGGCGGCGGCTGAACTGAATGTTTCGCAGTCCTCATTGAGCGAGGCGGTAGGCAAATTGGAAGACCTGACCGGGCGCCCATTGCTGCGCCGCAGCGCTAGGGGCACGGTGGCCACGCCCGCCGGGTTGCGCGCGGTGGCCCACGCCCGCGCCGCTGTCCAGGCCGCTGGGGACGTGCTGCTGGCGGCACAGGACGACGGCGCGCTGTCGGGCGTGCTGCGGGTGTCGTCGTTCCGCTCGGCGGCCACGCACCTGCTGCCCCCTGTGCTGGTGGCCTTCGGGCGGCAGCATCCAGGCGTCGTCGTGCGGTTGTTGGACGGGGACCGCGCCGGAGCCGGGGAGCAGTTGGTCCGCAGCGGACAGGCCGACCTGGCGCTGATTGAGGGCACCTCGGCGGCGGATCTGCGCCTGACACCGCTGCTGCGAGACGAGTATCTGTTCATTGCCCCGCAGTCGCGCGGCACACAGCCGGTCACGGTGCAGGAGCTGGCGGATTCGACCCTGTTGCTGTCTCCTCGGGGCGACGCCTGTTTTCAGCGCATCGAGACGTACCTGGGTCGGCTGGGTATCGATGCCTCCAGTGCCACCACCTTCGATCAGGACAGCGTGACGCTGGGGATGGTGAGGCACGGCCTGGGCATCACGCTGATGCCCCGCTTGGCCTTGCTGCCGGTACCGGACGGGCTGGTCACACTGCCGCTGCCCCAGCCACTGACCCGCCCGCTGGCCGTCGCCGCCCTGCCTCACCGCGCGGGCCTCCCCCCCATCCGGGCCTTCACGGCGGCGCTGGTGGACTCGCTGGGGGCCTGGCCGTGGGGCCTCTCAGACCGTTCGGCACTGCCAGACTGA
- a CDS encoding Ig-like domain-containing protein, whose protein sequence is MPKSKAVSTLLSPSRLPVLGLVLTGLLAACNSDKPPITEPEPEPSGTILKFNFQPAGSTTPEGYTAETGARYDDGRGYGWVTQDSLNSASHVPLDVSVNARDRKLNTVDPRLNTFIHMQYNANSSEPAVRTAAAWEYKIDNGTYTVTVSTGDASPSLDSKHGLNIEGQEAIVPYVPAANNKFRTVTQRVTVSDGRLTIDAIGGTNTKINYVIIAPGNRPSVRETDPENGETNVAPTGAVTADLNLPSQAIDSGTLTQAVSLTGPDGNKIPAIVNTSGGGDVVVLKPNAPLEPFTKYTFEISPALKDGAGNNFLPYSTSFVTGAAVGDPGLAAFEQVKQANVPSKAYTSVEIGPDGKLYASTLTGEILRFDIQNDGTLTNVKVIDSLIKAEGGPRTIIGLKFDPSSTASNLVLWITNNVVYTGQAAPEWTGKITQLSGANLEKVQDYVVGLPRSVRDHMTNSISFNPKEKGTLYVLQGSDTSTGAPDTQWGLREEKLLTGSLLRVDLNKIQAGSPVNVKTAEGGNYNPYAPDAPVTLYATGIRNAFDMVWHTNGHLYVPANGGAAGGNTPSVPSPLPATCANRPDGSYKGPVVNGKNGMKVQNDFLFKVEKNKYYGHPNPTRCEWVLNGGNPTAAKDPAEVIDYPVGTQPDPNWGGVAYDFGEHASPNGVIEEYTMPGNSLLKNRLMVVRYSKGKDIIILKPGVDGNIVASETLENVPGLTNFNPSPLDLTEDRSNGNLYVAQLDETTGAGTILLVRPK, encoded by the coding sequence ATGCCAAAATCCAAAGCTGTCTCCACCCTGCTGTCCCCGTCTCGCCTGCCTGTACTGGGTCTTGTCCTGACCGGCTTGCTGGCCGCCTGTAATTCCGATAAGCCACCCATCACCGAGCCTGAGCCCGAGCCTTCCGGTACCATTCTGAAATTCAATTTCCAGCCTGCCGGTTCGACCACGCCCGAGGGCTACACTGCCGAAACTGGTGCGCGGTATGACGATGGGCGCGGGTATGGCTGGGTTACCCAGGACAGCCTGAACTCGGCGAGCCACGTTCCTCTGGATGTCAGCGTCAATGCCCGTGACCGCAAGCTGAACACTGTGGACCCGCGTCTGAACACTTTCATTCACATGCAGTACAACGCCAACTCCAGCGAGCCGGCTGTGCGGACGGCTGCTGCCTGGGAGTACAAGATTGACAACGGCACCTATACCGTCACCGTCAGCACAGGCGACGCCAGTCCTAGTCTGGACAGCAAGCATGGCCTGAACATTGAAGGACAAGAAGCCATTGTGCCTTACGTTCCGGCGGCCAACAACAAATTCAGAACGGTGACCCAGCGTGTTACGGTCAGCGATGGCCGCCTGACTATCGACGCCATTGGCGGGACCAACACCAAGATCAATTACGTGATCATCGCGCCCGGTAACCGACCAAGCGTGCGCGAAACCGATCCGGAGAACGGTGAGACCAATGTGGCCCCTACCGGGGCCGTAACTGCCGACCTCAACTTGCCCTCCCAGGCTATTGACTCAGGTACGTTGACGCAGGCCGTTTCCCTGACAGGTCCAGACGGCAACAAGATTCCGGCGATTGTCAACACTTCGGGTGGCGGTGACGTAGTGGTGCTCAAGCCCAATGCGCCGCTTGAGCCCTTTACAAAGTACACCTTTGAAATTTCCCCAGCCCTCAAGGATGGGGCAGGCAATAACTTTCTGCCATACAGCACCAGCTTCGTGACTGGTGCAGCTGTGGGGGACCCTGGCTTGGCGGCTTTCGAGCAGGTGAAGCAAGCCAATGTTCCTTCCAAAGCCTATACCTCTGTGGAGATCGGCCCGGACGGCAAGCTGTACGCCTCAACCCTGACCGGTGAAATCCTGCGCTTTGACATCCAGAACGACGGCACCCTGACCAACGTAAAGGTCATCGACTCGTTGATCAAAGCCGAAGGTGGCCCCCGGACCATCATCGGGTTGAAGTTCGATCCGTCCAGCACGGCGAGCAATCTGGTGCTGTGGATTACCAACAACGTCGTATACACGGGTCAGGCCGCTCCAGAGTGGACCGGCAAGATCACGCAGCTCAGCGGCGCGAATCTGGAAAAGGTGCAGGATTATGTGGTGGGCCTGCCGAGGTCGGTGCGCGACCACATGACCAACTCGATCTCCTTCAACCCTAAAGAGAAAGGCACGTTGTACGTGCTGCAAGGCAGTGACACCTCCACGGGTGCGCCCGATACCCAGTGGGGCCTGCGCGAGGAGAAATTGTTGACCGGCTCGCTGCTACGTGTGGACCTGAACAAGATTCAGGCCGGATCGCCTGTGAATGTCAAGACGGCCGAGGGGGGCAACTACAACCCCTATGCTCCTGATGCGCCGGTCACGCTGTATGCCACCGGCATCCGCAATGCCTTTGACATGGTGTGGCATACCAACGGCCACCTGTACGTTCCCGCCAACGGCGGCGCGGCGGGCGGCAACACGCCCAGCGTTCCTAGCCCGCTGCCCGCCACCTGTGCCAATCGCCCTGATGGAAGCTACAAGGGTCCAGTCGTTAACGGCAAGAACGGAATGAAAGTGCAGAACGATTTCTTGTTCAAAGTCGAGAAGAACAAGTATTACGGTCACCCCAACCCGACGCGCTGTGAATGGGTGCTCAACGGCGGGAACCCCACGGCAGCGAAGGACCCCGCGGAGGTCATCGATTACCCGGTGGGCACCCAGCCTGACCCCAACTGGGGTGGCGTAGCCTACGACTTCGGCGAGCATGCTTCGCCCAACGGCGTGATTGAGGAATACACCATGCCCGGTAACTCATTGCTCAAGAACCGCCTGATGGTGGTGCGCTATAGCAAGGGCAAAGACATCATCATCCTCAAACCCGGCGTGGATGGAAACATCGTGGCCAGTGAAACGCTGGAAAACGTGCCGGGACTGACCAACTTCAACCCTAGCCCGCTGGACCTGACTGAAGACCGCAGCAACGGTAACCTGTATGTGGCCCAGCTCGACGAGACCACAGGCGCGGGAACCATTCTGCTGGTCAGGCCCAAGTAA
- a CDS encoding gamma-glutamyltransferase family protein, giving the protein MAYQTEYPVVRRPVYASRGMVATGQPLAAQAGLGVLQAGGNAVDAAIATAAALTVVEPTANGIGGDLFALVWAGGKLHGLNASGAAPAALTLNALQERHGGEMPRHGWTPVTVPGAVRGWADLHRAHGRLDFAQVLAPAIRYARDGFPLSPVASAGWSRTIQIFQGLKMDIMEEWFRTFAPDGFAPEPGALWRSEGHARTLEAIASSYSESFYTGELAAQIDAHARATGGLLRAEDLAAHQSEWVTPISAEYGGHRVHEIPPNGQGIAALIALNILEGQGLPDRRDDPDGLHLQIEAMKRGFHDAHQFVADMRHSPVDVEHLLSQANTHAHRERLSDKAHDPATAPPSSGGTVYLATADDEGNMVSLIQSNYMGFGSGVVVPGTGIGLHNRGHNFNLEPGHPNVLAPGKRPYHTIIPGFLTRNDGTPVGPFGVMGGFMQPQGHLQVVLNTVRYGMNPQQALDAPRWQWLAGLGVEVEAGLGATLARELARRGHRVSVQLEPSAFGRGQIIWRNPETGVLEGGTESRTDGHIAAW; this is encoded by the coding sequence ATGGCCTATCAAACTGAATATCCGGTGGTGCGCCGTCCCGTCTACGCCTCGCGGGGCATGGTCGCCACAGGACAGCCGCTGGCCGCCCAGGCGGGACTGGGCGTCCTGCAGGCGGGCGGCAATGCCGTGGACGCCGCGATTGCCACCGCCGCCGCGCTGACGGTGGTGGAGCCCACCGCCAACGGCATTGGGGGCGATCTGTTCGCGCTGGTGTGGGCGGGGGGCAAGCTGCACGGTCTGAATGCCAGCGGCGCGGCGCCCGCCGCCCTGACGCTGAACGCCTTGCAGGAACGGCACGGCGGCGAGATGCCCCGACATGGCTGGACGCCCGTAACCGTGCCCGGCGCTGTACGCGGCTGGGCCGACCTGCACCGCGCGCACGGACGACTGGACTTCGCGCAGGTGCTAGCCCCCGCCATCCGCTACGCCCGTGACGGTTTTCCGCTGTCGCCCGTGGCGTCGGCGGGCTGGTCACGGACCATCCAGATCTTTCAGGGCCTGAAGATGGACATCATGGAGGAGTGGTTCCGCACCTTCGCCCCGGACGGCTTTGCGCCCGAGCCCGGCGCGCTGTGGCGCAGCGAGGGCCACGCCCGCACGCTGGAAGCCATTGCCTCCAGCTACAGCGAATCGTTCTACACGGGTGAGCTGGCCGCCCAGATCGACGCCCATGCTCGGGCCACCGGCGGCCTGCTGCGGGCCGAGGATCTGGCAGCGCACCAGAGCGAATGGGTGACGCCGATTTCCGCCGAATATGGCGGCCACCGTGTCCACGAGATTCCGCCGAACGGCCAGGGCATCGCCGCGCTGATCGCGCTGAACATTCTGGAAGGGCAAGGGCTGCCCGACCGGCGCGATGACCCGGACGGCCTGCACCTCCAGATCGAGGCCATGAAGCGCGGCTTTCACGACGCGCATCAGTTCGTCGCGGACATGCGCCACAGCCCGGTGGACGTGGAGCATCTGCTCTCGCAGGCGAACACGCATGCCCACCGGGAGCGGCTCTCGGACAAGGCGCATGACCCGGCCACCGCCCCGCCCAGCAGCGGGGGCACAGTGTACCTGGCGACGGCCGATGACGAGGGCAACATGGTCAGCCTGATCCAGAGCAACTACATGGGTTTTGGCAGCGGCGTGGTGGTGCCGGGCACGGGCATCGGCCTGCACAACCGGGGCCACAACTTCAACCTGGAGCCCGGCCATCCCAATGTCCTGGCGCCCGGAAAACGCCCATACCACACCATCATTCCCGGCTTCCTGACGCGGAACGACGGCACTCCTGTCGGCCCCTTCGGCGTCATGGGCGGCTTCATGCAGCCGCAGGGCCACCTGCAGGTGGTCCTGAACACCGTGCGCTACGGCATGAATCCGCAACAGGCACTGGATGCTCCTCGCTGGCAGTGGCTGGCCGGGCTGGGGGTGGAGGTAGAGGCTGGTCTGGGCGCGACGCTGGCCCGCGAACTGGCGCGCCGCGGCCACCGCGTCAGCGTGCAACTGGAACCCAGCGCCTTCGGACGCGGCCAGATCATCTGGCGCAATCCCGAGACGGGCGTGCTGGAAGGCGGCACCGAAAGCCGCACCGACGGCCATATCGCCGCCTGGTAA